In Bacillus thermozeamaize, one DNA window encodes the following:
- a CDS encoding HNH endonuclease, with amino-acid sequence MFYNDPIDLSTDVWIELLKDKEVTKESDFKVLKMIYESEHHEMRAAEIAARLQLPHHSVINSQMVRFSKRVVAKTGIQPPLRRNGTVRWWHVPFLGYEKRGKFPWIMRPELVMAFDAILESNPDTELVFMGEISTEEKPVYSEGAVYPVYVDRYERSRKARNACIQHYGSQCVICGFDFEKVYGPIGKNKIHVHHLTPLSEIQGEYEVDPIRDLRPVCPNCHLIIHSKKVPFTVEEVKNMLRKACKMD; translated from the coding sequence ATGTTCTACAATGATCCAATTGATCTCAGTACTGACGTATGGATTGAATTGTTGAAAGATAAAGAGGTAACAAAGGAATCGGATTTTAAGGTTCTCAAAATGATCTATGAAAGCGAACATCACGAAATGAGAGCTGCTGAAATCGCGGCCAGGTTACAATTGCCTCATCACAGTGTGATCAATAGCCAAATGGTCCGTTTTAGCAAACGAGTTGTTGCGAAGACAGGCATCCAACCCCCGTTAAGACGGAATGGGACAGTAAGGTGGTGGCATGTTCCTTTTTTGGGATATGAAAAAAGGGGGAAGTTTCCCTGGATCATGCGTCCTGAACTGGTGATGGCATTTGATGCCATTTTGGAGTCAAATCCTGATACTGAGCTTGTTTTTATGGGGGAAATCAGCACCGAAGAAAAGCCGGTTTATTCTGAAGGGGCTGTTTATCCTGTGTATGTTGACCGATACGAAAGAAGTAGAAAAGCCAGAAACGCCTGCATTCAACACTACGGCAGCCAATGTGTTATATGTGGGTTTGATTTTGAGAAGGTTTATGGGCCGATCGGCAAAAACAAGATTCATGTACATCACCTGACTCCTTTGTCCGAGATACAAGGTGAATATGAAGTGGACCCGATCCGTGATTTGCGTCCTGTTTGCCCAAATTGTCACCTCATCATCCACAGCAAAAAAGTGCCGTTCACGGTTGAAGAGGTAAAAAACATGCTTCGTAAAGCTTGTAAAATGGATTGA
- a CDS encoding acetone carboxylase subunit beta has translation MKRHAKILAIDAGGTMTDTFIIDDKGEFVVGKAQTTPEDESVGFANSARDGLKYWGMMPEEAFPSIVSGIYSGTAMLNRLLERKGRRIGLIVTKGQEDYLRLERGLQTYLGYSYSDRLHLVTHHHNPPLVPRQRIRGVTERIDLFGDVIIPLYEQDVYTAVAELLDQQIEGLCVNLLYSYRNPAHEQRVRDIALEVMKRRNMEVPIFLASELYPVRRDFPRLNTLLVEAYAAEPSRGQLQKVNEKAKELGAKFEIRVMASHGGTIGIDSKELAPTLVSGPIGGVIGGKYLAEKLGFKNVVCTDIGGTSFDLALITNGEYHIKNTPDIARFILSLPLVQIDSVGAGTGTYVRVNPTSNRIELGPDSAGYRIGVSYEDGGVDRPTISDCNLVLGLLNPDYFLGGDVKLNKQRAIEVIEQQIARPLGLDVYEAASGVVRLFEDSLRNQVVAMVLGKGYAPVNYALLSYGGGGPLHVGGYTEGLDFEDVLIPAWAAGFSAFGCACADFEYRYDRTVDLAIEGIAAGRDPMDIAAELNQVWKELEHRVVSQFEKSGISSDQIVFRHGVRMQYQGQLNDLEFYTKKGEIKSPQDLSDIVADFENLYGKIYARSAKSPELGYLITTAIVTGIVPVEKPRLPEESLSSPEPDESAVKGTRQVYWHGEWLPATIYEMEYLKPGNVIQGLSIIESPSTTFVVPPNRHAYLDQHRIFHLKKTPLANSKGGYS, from the coding sequence ATGAAGAGGCATGCGAAAATCCTGGCCATCGACGCCGGGGGTACCATGACGGACACGTTTATCATCGATGACAAAGGGGAGTTTGTTGTCGGGAAAGCCCAAACAACACCTGAAGACGAGTCGGTCGGCTTTGCGAATTCTGCGCGGGATGGACTGAAGTACTGGGGCATGATGCCGGAGGAAGCATTCCCAAGCATTGTCTCTGGGATATATTCCGGTACTGCCATGCTGAACCGGCTTCTGGAGAGAAAAGGACGCCGTATCGGGTTAATTGTGACAAAAGGTCAAGAGGACTATCTGAGATTGGAACGAGGTCTGCAAACCTACTTAGGGTATTCCTACTCCGATCGCCTTCACCTGGTCACGCATCATCATAACCCTCCCTTAGTTCCTCGCCAGCGGATTCGGGGCGTGACAGAGCGGATCGATCTCTTTGGCGATGTCATCATTCCGCTGTATGAACAGGATGTCTACACAGCGGTCGCGGAATTGCTTGATCAACAGATCGAAGGCTTGTGTGTGAACCTCTTGTATTCCTATCGCAACCCGGCCCATGAACAACGGGTCCGCGACATTGCTCTCGAAGTCATGAAACGCCGAAACATGGAGGTGCCGATTTTTCTTGCTTCGGAGCTCTATCCGGTGAGGAGGGACTTCCCCCGGCTCAATACATTGTTGGTTGAGGCGTATGCGGCCGAACCTTCGAGAGGCCAATTACAGAAAGTGAATGAAAAAGCGAAAGAACTCGGGGCCAAATTTGAAATTCGGGTCATGGCGAGCCACGGCGGAACGATTGGCATTGACTCCAAGGAACTGGCTCCGACACTGGTTTCTGGACCGATCGGAGGGGTCATTGGGGGCAAGTATCTGGCGGAGAAACTGGGGTTCAAGAATGTGGTGTGCACAGACATTGGCGGGACGAGCTTTGATCTGGCGTTGATTACCAACGGCGAATATCATATCAAGAATACCCCTGACATTGCGCGGTTTATCCTCAGCCTTCCCCTGGTCCAAATTGACTCGGTCGGCGCGGGCACTGGGACGTACGTGCGGGTGAATCCCACGTCAAATCGCATTGAACTTGGACCCGACAGCGCCGGCTATCGCATCGGTGTCAGTTACGAAGACGGAGGCGTTGACAGGCCGACGATATCGGATTGCAACTTGGTCTTGGGTCTTCTGAACCCCGACTATTTTCTCGGCGGTGACGTCAAGCTCAACAAGCAGCGGGCCATCGAAGTGATTGAGCAACAGATCGCGCGGCCGCTGGGACTGGATGTCTATGAAGCGGCGTCGGGAGTCGTACGCCTGTTTGAGGATTCACTGAGAAACCAAGTTGTGGCGATGGTTCTTGGGAAAGGTTATGCGCCGGTAAACTATGCTCTTTTATCCTATGGAGGGGGAGGTCCGCTTCATGTGGGTGGATACACGGAAGGGCTGGATTTTGAAGATGTCCTGATTCCTGCTTGGGCGGCCGGCTTCTCAGCATTTGGCTGTGCGTGCGCAGATTTTGAGTACCGGTATGACAGAACGGTCGATCTGGCGATCGAAGGCATTGCCGCTGGCCGTGATCCAATGGACATCGCCGCTGAGTTGAACCAGGTCTGGAAAGAACTTGAACATCGCGTCGTTTCGCAGTTTGAAAAAAGCGGGATCTCCAGCGATCAGATTGTCTTTCGGCATGGCGTGCGCATGCAGTACCAAGGGCAATTAAATGATCTTGAATTTTACACAAAGAAGGGTGAAATCAAGTCTCCGCAGGATTTGTCCGACATTGTGGCTGACTTCGAAAATCTCTATGGGAAAATTTACGCCCGGTCGGCAAAGTCGCCTGAACTGGGATACTTGATCACGACAGCGATTGTCACAGGCATCGTGCCCGTAGAAAAACCGCGGCTTCCCGAAGAATCGCTTTCTTCCCCGGAACCGGACGAAAGTGCCGTGAAAGGGACGAGACAGGTGTACTGGCACGGTGAGTGGCTGCCGGCGACGATTTACGAAATGGAATATCTCAAACCGGGCAATGTCATTCAAGGCTTGAGTATCATTGAGTCCCCTTCGACGACCTTCGTCGTTCCTCCAAACAGGCATGCCTATCTTGATCAACATCGGATTTTCCATTTGAAAAAAACGCCTCTTGCCAACAGTAAAGGAGGTTATTCATGA